CGGGCGGCTCAGGCCCGCCTGGCGCAGCGGGGCGTCCTCGGCCTGCTGCAGGAGGGCGGCGCAGCGGTTGATCCGGCCGATGATCTCCATGGGACCGGTGTCGAGGCCGGGGTGGACGGCCTGCCACTGCCGGACGACCGCGGAGACGGTGTCGCCCCCGGTCGCGCCCTGCCGCCGCCCGTTCGCTGCCGTCATGGCCGTACGTCCTCCCTCGCGCCGCGCAGCCCCAGCTGCCGTACCGTCGCCGCGAGCGTACGGTGTCCGGCCTGCTCGGCGCCCACGACCCGCTCCTGGGGCAGCGCGCGCTGCCACCATTCCCCGGACGCGGCGTCCACGGTTGCGCGCAGGTCGGCCAGAGCCGCGGCGAGCCCGCGCCGGGCGGCTTCCAGGGCGGCGGGGGCGGCGGGCCCGGCCAGCAGACGGGCGGTGCGTTCGCGGACGCGCTCGACGTCGGCCAGCGCGTGCTCGACGCGGTCGCCGGAACGGCGGTTGGTCACGGCCACGGCGACGAGGAAGCCGACCAGGGCACCGACGAGGGTGTCGACGACGCGCTCGGTGATGAGCTCTCCGGGCGCCTGGTAGCGGTTGAACTCGGTGATGAGCAGGGCCATCGGGGTCACACAGACGGTCCCGAGCCAGTAGTTGCGGCCGATCAGGGCCTCGGCGCCGAAGTTGAAGGCGAGGCAGCACAGGACCAGGGCCGGCCGCCCGAGGTGGGCGAGCGGGGCGACGGCGGCGAAGAGCAGCACGCCGAGGATGTTGCCGACGACGCGCTGGACGCCCCGGCTCCAGGTGAGGGTGAGGTTGGCCTGGTAGAGGGACGCCGCGGTGACCAGGGCCCAGTAGGGGCGGCCGACGCCGAGGGCGAGGGAGGCGTAGCCGGCCAGGGCGCAGCCCAGTGCGGTGCGGACGGCGAGGGGGGTGAGCGGGCCGAGCCTGGTCCACAACGGCCGTGCCGGGACGGCGAGTTCAGCGTCGACGCCGAGGAGTTCGTCGGCGTCCCGCGGTTCGTGGAACTCGGGGATCGGGCCGCTGCCGCACAGGTCGCGCGACCAGGTGCGCAGCAGTTCGGGGTCGGTGTCGGCGGGGGCGGCGAGGGCGACCTCGGCGCGCACCAGGAGGCGCTCCAGGGCCCGCCGGGCGGAGGGGTCACCGGAGGCCAG
Above is a genomic segment from Streptomyces sp. SLBN-31 containing:
- a CDS encoding FUSC family protein, yielding MSRATPVPTAPRARRLPLAGVLRLGRPSAIWFKPALSVVASVAPPNLLLLALGRQDLAMYTMAGSLCALYAHNRPYAARARVLAWVVLGMVGGLAVALTAASLTSSAVVLVTVGAVLAAAQKVLCDVTRVGPPGNVVLTFISSASLFVPQALAQLPGHLALALAAGAWAWLVGMAPGLLRPHGPERRATAQALDAAAACAATHGADDGHPRSRAAAAAAIQAAWQALLASGDPSARRALERLLVRAEVALAAPADTDPELLRTWSRDLCGSGPIPEFHEPRDADELLGVDAELAVPARPLWTRLGPLTPLAVRTALGCALAGYASLALGVGRPYWALVTAASLYQANLTLTWSRGVQRVVGNILGVLLFAAVAPLAHLGRPALVLCCLAFNFGAEALIGRNYWLGTVCVTPMALLITEFNRYQAPGELITERVVDTLVGALVGFLVAVAVTNRRSGDRVEHALADVERVRERTARLLAGPAAPAALEAARRGLAAALADLRATVDAASGEWWQRALPQERVVGAEQAGHRTLAATVRQLGLRGAREDVRP